A genome region from Candidatus Methylomirabilis tolerans includes the following:
- a CDS encoding TIGR03960 family B12-binding radical SAM protein, producing MRSYRQTIVDEILPAVGKPSRYIGMEWNAIRKDPASAKVKVALAFPDTYEIGMSHLGLKILYQVLNRKPEFMAERAYAPWVDAERLLRERQIPLCTVESGYSLADFDLIGFTLQYELSYTTILNMLDLAGVPLKSEQRRDGDPFVIAGGPVGFNPEPVADFIDLFLLGDGEEAILEICEAVQQWKASGGRRDELLEAWAKIPGCYVPALHQGETIRKRTAIHLDGIDYGAFPVPFMEIVHDRISIEVMRGCTQGCRFCQAGYIYRPLRERSAEEIMQMTLQARRGTGYEEVSLGSLSIADLTALPDLIHPLMEELVPEKVSLSLPSLRVEALNRFPQVAEEIGRVRKTGFTIAPEAGSQRLRKVINKEGFDEEQIFIAVRNAARSGWESVKFYFIIGLPTETQVDLDEMIRITRESARIARAESTRGFGLTVSTSSFVPKPHTPFQWFAQEPMEILKEKQEFLRRKLREVKVSYKWHHVQSSFLEAVFSLGDRSLGRAILRGHELGCRLDGWTEHLKFDRWMQAFDETGIDPRAIANRPRNVDEPLPWDHIDIGVNKSFLQREHKKALEVRGTADCHTAPCTACGEICMPNWPTWAEEVGMKVPSAELRALGSACAVQSVEPDTRYPTSDTRSEAPMQRIRFVFQKIGVLRFLSHLELMRALSRALRRAQVAVAYSHGYNPQPKLASALALPVGVEGWQELGDIELVAAITPEELVARVNRHLTPELCLLRAWEVPLAASSLTPLVREVAYRVSLPLNGLAQEIRAELSSQTLCNEWLDRPTIPMCVKRKERLVDVDVRPQILELVALGEEAGTLRWDLRLSMGQGGNVRPQVIMAGLLQDTLHGERDEWEAALRVARVALILDDAACSVPRNATDAMNAIACSVQR from the coding sequence GTGCGTAGTTATCGGCAAACGATTGTGGATGAAATTCTCCCTGCGGTCGGCAAACCGTCCCGGTACATCGGGATGGAGTGGAACGCCATCAGGAAGGATCCCGCCAGCGCGAAGGTTAAAGTCGCGTTAGCATTCCCCGATACCTACGAAATCGGTATGTCCCATCTGGGCCTGAAGATCCTGTATCAGGTCCTGAACCGGAAGCCGGAGTTCATGGCGGAGCGGGCCTATGCGCCGTGGGTGGATGCGGAGCGGCTGTTGCGAGAGCGGCAGATCCCGCTCTGTACCGTTGAATCCGGCTACAGCCTGGCGGATTTCGACCTGATCGGCTTCACGCTGCAGTACGAGCTCTCCTACACGACGATCCTGAATATGCTGGACCTGGCCGGTGTCCCTTTGAAGAGCGAGCAGCGCCGCGACGGGGATCCGTTCGTGATCGCTGGTGGTCCTGTCGGCTTCAACCCGGAGCCGGTCGCCGACTTTATCGATCTGTTCCTGCTGGGTGATGGCGAGGAGGCCATCCTCGAGATCTGCGAAGCGGTTCAGCAGTGGAAGGCATCGGGGGGACGGCGTGACGAGCTGCTTGAGGCATGGGCCAAGATCCCGGGCTGCTATGTGCCCGCGCTCCACCAGGGCGAGACGATCCGCAAGCGGACAGCAATCCACCTCGATGGGATCGATTATGGCGCGTTTCCGGTCCCATTCATGGAGATCGTTCACGACCGCATAAGCATCGAGGTGATGCGTGGATGCACCCAGGGGTGCCGCTTCTGTCAGGCCGGCTATATCTACCGACCGCTTCGAGAGCGATCCGCCGAGGAGATCATGCAGATGACCTTGCAGGCGAGACGGGGGACAGGGTATGAAGAGGTCTCGCTCGGCTCGTTGAGCATCGCTGACCTGACGGCGCTCCCGGATCTGATCCACCCGCTCATGGAGGAGCTCGTGCCGGAGAAGGTCTCGTTGTCGCTCCCCTCCCTGCGGGTTGAAGCCCTGAACCGTTTTCCGCAGGTGGCCGAGGAGATCGGACGGGTTCGGAAGACCGGCTTCACCATCGCGCCGGAGGCCGGAAGCCAGCGGCTTCGAAAGGTGATCAACAAGGAGGGGTTCGACGAGGAGCAGATCTTCATAGCCGTGAGGAATGCCGCCAGATCAGGCTGGGAGTCAGTGAAGTTCTACTTTATAATTGGGCTCCCGACCGAGACGCAGGTGGACCTGGATGAAATGATTCGCATCACGCGGGAATCGGCGCGGATCGCCCGGGCAGAGTCGACCCGAGGCTTTGGATTGACGGTCAGCACCTCCTCATTCGTCCCGAAGCCCCATACCCCCTTCCAGTGGTTCGCGCAGGAGCCGATGGAGATCCTCAAGGAAAAGCAGGAGTTCCTGAGGCGAAAGTTACGAGAAGTCAAGGTGTCGTACAAGTGGCATCATGTCCAGTCCTCCTTCCTGGAGGCGGTCTTCTCCCTGGGTGACCGTTCACTCGGTCGAGCCATCCTTCGTGGACATGAGCTCGGATGCCGGCTTGACGGCTGGACTGAACATCTGAAGTTCGACCGGTGGATGCAGGCCTTCGACGAAACGGGAATCGATCCGAGGGCGATTGCCAATCGGCCGCGCAACGTGGATGAGCCGCTGCCGTGGGATCATATCGACATCGGTGTCAATAAGTCGTTCCTGCAGCGAGAGCACAAGAAGGCATTGGAGGTCCGCGGGACCGCGGATTGCCATACGGCTCCCTGTACGGCCTGTGGCGAGATCTGCATGCCCAACTGGCCGACCTGGGCGGAAGAGGTCGGAATGAAAGTTCCAAGCGCGGAGTTGCGAGCTTTGGGCTCAGCGTGCGCGGTCCAAAGCGTCGAACCCGACACCCGATATCCGACATCCGACACCCGGAGCGAAGCGCCGATGCAGCGCATCCGGTTTGTATTTCAGAAGATCGGGGTACTGCGGTTTCTTTCCCACCTGGAGTTGATGAGGGCGCTGAGCCGCGCGTTGCGTCGAGCTCAAGTAGCCGTGGCTTACTCGCATGGGTACAACCCTCAGCCGAAGCTTGCGTCCGCCCTCGCGCTTCCGGTGGGGGTCGAGGGGTGGCAGGAGCTGGGGGATATCGAGTTGGTCGCGGCCATTACTCCGGAGGAATTGGTGGCGCGGGTCAATCGGCACCTGACGCCGGAGTTATGCCTGCTTCGGGCCTGGGAGGTTCCATTGGCGGCGTCTTCGCTCACCCCGCTGGTGCGGGAGGTCGCCTATCGGGTGTCGTTGCCCCTGAATGGCTTGGCCCAGGAGATCCGAGCTGAACTCAGTTCCCAGACGCTCTGTAATGAGTGGCTCGATCGACCAACCATCCCGATGTGCGTCAAGCGAAAGGAAAGGCTTGTGGACGTCGATGTTCGTCCGCAGATCCTGGAGTTGGTGGCTCTGGGAGAGGAGGCAGGAACGCTTCGCTGGGACCTCCGCCTCAGTATGGGCCAGGGCGGCAACGTGCGGCCACAGGTCATCATGGCCGGCCTGCTACAGGATACGCTTCACGGCGAGCGTGATGAATGGGAAGCGGCGTTGCGTGTAGCGAGGGTTGCGCTAATCCTGGATGATGCAGCGTGCAGCGTGCCGCGAAACGCAACAGATGCAATGAACGCAATAGCGTGCAGCGTGCAGCGTTAA
- a CDS encoding Rne/Rng family ribonuclease codes for MKREIIVNSSIVETRVAILEDGVLVELLIDDSKNKSIAGNIYKGRVLKILPGMQAAFVDLGLAKDAFLYVRDIFEDVEEYEQLLTIGEDDELTEPLPEEPRPSFSRGRRPQASIEELLKEGQEIVAQVAREPLGTKGARITSHITLPGRYLVYMPTEQHVGVSRKIENEGERSRLKQIIEEINPQREGVIVRTAGVGKGRAEIEADLEFLRSLWNKIKGKAETLAAPALVQKDLDLIFRIFRDLFTKEVVRLVVDNPTEYERCLEYAESLHPDLKSQLFLYTEDEPIFKSFGIEREVEKALRHKAWLKSGGYIVLEETEALVSIDVNTGKYVGKHDFEETVLKTNLEAAREIARQVRLRDLGGIIIIDFIDMARQESRDRVLQELKEVLKPDRSPTNVSLLSELGLVEMTRKRVRQGLNKALSASCPECGGLGYIRSTPSIAHQVLREVEWRLFSKRIPLIRVRAHPDLIDWFRAEAGEVIEALQQTYGGEIILVPEESLAPGKYQLLEG; via the coding sequence ATGAAGCGCGAGATCATCGTTAACTCTTCCATAGTGGAAACCAGAGTGGCCATCCTGGAGGACGGCGTTCTGGTCGAACTGCTGATCGACGACTCAAAGAACAAGAGCATCGCCGGGAACATCTACAAGGGGCGTGTCCTGAAGATCCTCCCGGGGATGCAGGCGGCCTTCGTAGATTTGGGCCTGGCGAAGGATGCCTTCCTGTACGTTCGGGACATCTTCGAGGATGTGGAGGAGTATGAACAACTGCTCACCATCGGGGAGGATGATGAGCTTACAGAACCCCTCCCTGAGGAGCCGAGGCCCAGCTTCTCCCGAGGTCGCCGCCCCCAGGCCAGCATCGAGGAGCTCCTGAAAGAGGGTCAGGAAATTGTCGCGCAGGTGGCCCGGGAACCGCTCGGGACCAAGGGCGCTCGTATCACCTCTCACATCACCCTGCCCGGCCGCTATCTGGTCTATATGCCCACCGAGCAACATGTCGGGGTCTCACGGAAGATTGAAAACGAGGGGGAGCGATCCCGGCTGAAGCAGATCATTGAAGAGATCAATCCTCAACGGGAGGGGGTCATCGTCAGGACCGCCGGGGTCGGCAAGGGAAGAGCGGAGATCGAGGCTGATCTCGAGTTTCTCCGGTCCCTCTGGAACAAGATCAAAGGCAAGGCCGAAACACTCGCTGCTCCGGCGTTAGTTCAGAAGGACCTGGACCTGATCTTCCGGATCTTCCGCGACCTGTTCACGAAGGAGGTCGTCCGCCTGGTGGTGGACAATCCGACAGAATACGAGCGGTGTCTGGAGTATGCCGAGTCGCTGCACCCCGACCTGAAGTCGCAACTGTTTCTGTACACTGAGGACGAACCGATCTTCAAGTCGTTCGGCATCGAACGGGAGGTCGAGAAGGCGCTGCGACACAAGGCATGGCTCAAATCTGGTGGCTATATCGTATTGGAGGAGACGGAGGCGCTCGTCTCCATCGATGTCAACACCGGCAAGTACGTCGGCAAGCACGATTTTGAGGAGACGGTCCTTAAAACCAACCTGGAGGCGGCGCGGGAGATCGCGCGCCAAGTGCGCCTACGAGACCTGGGCGGGATCATTATCATCGACTTCATCGACATGGCTCGGCAGGAGAGTCGGGATCGGGTACTCCAGGAGTTGAAGGAGGTGCTGAAGCCCGACCGCTCCCCCACCAACGTCTCACTCCTGTCAGAGCTGGGCCTGGTCGAGATGACGCGAAAGCGGGTCCGGCAAGGGTTGAACAAAGCCTTGAGCGCATCCTGCCCCGAGTGCGGCGGTCTTGGCTACATCCGCTCAACCCCCTCCATCGCCCATCAGGTCCTTCGAGAGGTCGAGTGGCGGCTGTTCAGCAAGCGGATTCCCTTGATCCGGGTCCGGGCCCATCCCGACTTGATCGACTGGTTCAGGGCTGAGGCTGGTGAGGTGATCGAGGCGCTCCAGCAGACCTACGGCGGAGAGATCATCCTGGTTCCGGAAGAATCGTTGGCCCCGGGGAAATACCAGTTGCTGGAGGGGTAG
- a CDS encoding PD-(D/E)XK nuclease family protein, producing MKRLTLSNSRLGLYTECPRCFWLEINAGIKRPDTIFPSLPGGLDLLFKRYFDQFRDRSELPPEVKGKLPGGLLSDVQTIDRWRDWRRGIRYAPAWADVEVMGALDECLVDEADCYYPLDYKTRGYAPKTDTHAFYQNQMNLYTLLLEGNGHKTKRLAYLIYYHPTEVKEYGLIQFQVDVHEVPTDPAAAEALVKDAVAVLHSPAPVSSSSCGFCRWSSAVQEWQAAPRLNI from the coding sequence ATGAAGCGCCTCACCCTATCCAATAGCCGCCTGGGATTGTATACCGAGTGTCCCCGCTGCTTCTGGCTGGAGATCAACGCCGGGATCAAGCGCCCAGACACGATCTTTCCGAGCCTCCCCGGGGGACTGGACCTTCTGTTCAAGCGATACTTTGATCAGTTCAGGGACCGTAGCGAGCTGCCTCCTGAAGTGAAAGGCAAGCTTCCCGGAGGACTGCTATCGGATGTGCAGACGATCGACCGATGGCGTGACTGGAGACGCGGGATCCGCTACGCGCCGGCCTGGGCTGATGTTGAGGTGATGGGCGCGTTGGACGAGTGCCTCGTGGATGAGGCCGACTGTTATTACCCGCTGGACTATAAGACCAGGGGGTATGCCCCGAAGACCGACACCCACGCATTCTACCAGAACCAGATGAACCTCTACACGCTGTTGCTGGAAGGGAACGGCCACAAGACCAAACGCCTCGCGTATCTGATCTACTATCATCCGACCGAAGTGAAAGAATACGGCCTGATTCAGTTTCAGGTCGACGTCCACGAAGTGCCGACTGACCCTGCGGCTGCCGAAGCACTCGTCAAGGACGCCGTAGCGGTTCTTCACAGCCCTGCCCCGGTCAGCTCATCCTCATGTGGATTCTGCCGCTGGAGTAGCGCAGTCCAGGAGTGGCAAGCCGCTCCACGACTTAACATTTGA
- the wrbA gene encoding NAD(P)H:quinone oxidoreductase has protein sequence MTRILVLYYSMYGHVETLAKAVAEGARSVEGVEVIIKRVPELMPEEVARKAGAKLDQDAPIATIDELPHYDAIIFGTPTRFGNMCAQMRNFLDQTGKHWVSGALIGKVGSVFTSTATQHGGQETTITSFHSTLLHQGMVIVGVPYSCRALLNMNEITGGTPYGASTLAGGDGRRQPSQNELTIATFQGEHVAKTAKKLSV, from the coding sequence ATGACGAGGATCTTAGTCCTGTATTACAGCATGTATGGACATGTTGAGACATTGGCGAAGGCGGTAGCCGAGGGCGCGCGTTCCGTAGAGGGCGTTGAGGTCATCATCAAACGTGTGCCGGAGCTGATGCCTGAAGAGGTGGCCCGAAAAGCCGGCGCAAAACTGGATCAGGACGCACCCATTGCGACGATTGATGAGTTGCCTCATTACGACGCGATTATATTCGGTACGCCGACCCGGTTCGGGAATATGTGCGCGCAGATGCGCAATTTCCTGGATCAAACAGGGAAACATTGGGTGAGCGGTGCGCTCATCGGTAAGGTGGGCAGTGTCTTTACCTCCACCGCAACTCAACACGGTGGGCAGGAAACCACCATTACCTCGTTCCACAGCACGCTGTTGCATCAGGGGATGGTGATCGTCGGTGTGCCGTACTCATGCCGAGCCCTACTCAACATGAATGAAATTACGGGCGGCACGCCTTACGGCGCGAGTACGCTCGCCGGTGGAGATGGCCGTCGCCAGCCGTCGCAGAACGAATTGACTATCGCGACATTTCAAGGCGAGCATGTTGCAAAAACTGCCAAAAAGCTGTCGGTCTGA
- a CDS encoding type II toxin-antitoxin system RelE/ParE family toxin, whose amino-acid sequence MIKTFQCADTEALSNGRRVKRFVRIESVARRKLRQLQIAGRLDDLRVPPGNRLEALKGDRTGQHGIRVNDQFRVCFRWTAAGAEDVEIVDYH is encoded by the coding sequence GTGATCAAAACGTTCCAGTGCGCCGACACGGAAGCTCTCTCGAACGGTCGGCGGGTCAAGCGGTTCGTGCGCATTGAGTCGGTCGCGCGCCGCAAGCTGCGACAGCTACAGATCGCAGGCCGGCTTGATGACCTCCGTGTGCCACCGGGCAACCGGCTGGAAGCGCTCAAGGGCGACCGCACCGGGCAACACGGTATCCGCGTGAATGATCAATTTCGGGTGTGCTTCCGCTGGACGGCTGCGGGTGCCGAGGACGTTGAGATCGTGGACTATCATTGA
- a CDS encoding HigA family addiction module antidote protein — translation MRKLKPVTPGELLREEFLIPMGLTQYRLAKEIGVPAQRIGDIVAGKRAITAGTDLRLCRFFGLSNGYWLRAQAAYDTEVAEEALAKTLAKIRPWVGVPTHAGSLA, via the coding sequence GTGCGTAAGCTCAAGCCCGTGACGCCCGGCGAGTTGCTGCGCGAAGAGTTTCTGATACCGATGGGCCTCACGCAATATCGCCTCGCCAAGGAAATCGGTGTGCCCGCCCAGCGGATCGGTGACATCGTGGCAGGCAAGCGCGCCATCACGGCGGGCACCGACCTGCGCCTGTGCCGGTTCTTCGGTCTTTCCAACGGTTATTGGCTGCGGGCACAGGCGGCCTATGACACCGAGGTGGCGGAAGAAGCCCTAGCCAAGACCCTGGCGAAGATCAGACCGTGGGTGGGGGTGCCCACTCATGCGGGTTCTCTGGCCTAA
- a CDS encoding DUF1353 domain-containing protein: protein MSKHGKFSGNPKTEWLVDESGADRNMRLVEDFSYTDPDGRVWLAPSDSEINGASIPRPLWDTVGSPYTDDYRRASVVHDVACGDPTIPRKDADVMFYHACRAGGCSFLQAKLLYAGVRMGAWIGRSLAPNALSRDRLLFRVPFKPVADEQFVQDKFQELAIEVKLLRDDATIAELDAVIDKHLQF from the coding sequence ATGAGTAAGCACGGGAAATTCTCCGGCAATCCAAAGACGGAATGGCTGGTTGACGAAAGCGGTGCGGATCGCAATATGCGCCTTGTAGAAGATTTCTCGTATACCGACCCCGATGGAAGGGTGTGGCTCGCTCCATCGGACAGCGAGATTAATGGGGCAAGTATTCCGCGTCCCTTGTGGGATACCGTAGGCAGTCCATATACTGATGACTACCGGCGTGCGTCAGTCGTTCATGATGTCGCCTGCGGCGACCCGACCATTCCACGAAAGGACGCTGACGTCATGTTTTATCACGCCTGTAGAGCGGGCGGATGTTCGTTCCTTCAGGCCAAGTTACTGTATGCCGGTGTTCGCATGGGCGCATGGATAGGCCGTTCGCTCGCCCCCAATGCCCTGTCAAGAGATCGGCTTCTCTTTCGCGTTCCGTTCAAACCGGTTGCTGATGAACAATTTGTACAAGACAAATTTCAAGAGCTTGCCATCGAAGTGAAATTACTGCGCGATGACGCGACGATTGCGGAGTTGGACGCGGTGATTGACAAGCACCTTCAGTTCTGA
- a CDS encoding RNB domain-containing ribonuclease, which produces MSHTGQGHRHDLQAIARRAMIARGLLPDFSPAVVREISGLTPPAATPTPSIRDLRRLCWCSIDNDDSRDLDQLTIAEPIGDGAVKILVAVADVDALVRKGSAVDAHAQHNTTSVYTEAEIFPMLPLPLSTDLTSLNEDEERLAVVIEMVVNQDGSLGRSDIYCAWVVNHAKLTYHSVAAWLDGREPAPGRVATVTGLDEQLRVQDRVAQTLRTVRHMHGALSLETIEPRAVFEDDVLTDLRAEDKNRAQELIEDLMIAANRVTVRYLEARGLPSLRRILRSPDRWQRIVDLAAHLGGRLPPEPDAVALEAFLSKRRQADPVRFPDLSLTVVKLIGRGEYVVEGPDQTTPGHFGLAIPAYTHSTAPNRRFPDLLTQRLLKAALAEYRVPYSLEELGALAQHCTEQEDHASKVERRVRKSAAALLLESKIGQHFDAIVTGASRKGTWVRIVRPSAEGKVVQGFEGLDVGDRVRVELIDTNVEQGFIDFARA; this is translated from the coding sequence ATGAGTCATACCGGACAAGGACATCGCCACGATCTCCAGGCGATTGCGCGCCGCGCAATGATCGCGCGCGGACTGCTTCCGGATTTTTCGCCCGCGGTCGTGAGGGAGATCAGCGGACTCACACCTCCGGCGGCCACGCCTACCCCATCCATCCGGGATCTGCGACGCCTGTGCTGGTGCTCGATCGACAACGACGACTCCCGTGATCTCGATCAGCTTACGATCGCAGAGCCCATCGGCGATGGGGCGGTAAAGATCCTGGTAGCGGTCGCAGACGTTGACGCGCTGGTGCGCAAGGGGTCTGCCGTCGATGCCCACGCTCAGCATAACACTACGTCCGTCTACACAGAGGCCGAGATCTTCCCGATGCTCCCCCTGCCCCTCTCCACCGATCTTACGTCGCTGAACGAGGATGAGGAGCGGCTGGCCGTCGTGATCGAGATGGTGGTCAACCAGGATGGCTCGCTCGGACGTTCGGATATCTATTGCGCCTGGGTCGTCAACCACGCGAAGCTTACCTATCACAGCGTGGCCGCCTGGCTCGACGGCAGAGAACCCGCCCCTGGACGAGTGGCCACCGTGACCGGGCTCGACGAGCAACTCCGCGTCCAGGACCGGGTGGCTCAGACACTGCGGACCGTGCGGCACATGCACGGCGCGCTCAGCCTGGAGACGATCGAGCCACGCGCCGTGTTTGAGGACGACGTGCTGACCGATCTGCGCGCAGAGGACAAGAACCGGGCCCAGGAGCTGATCGAGGATCTTATGATCGCGGCGAATCGCGTTACGGTCCGGTACCTCGAGGCGCGGGGCCTGCCGTCACTGCGTCGAATCTTGCGTTCACCGGACCGATGGCAGCGGATTGTAGATCTGGCAGCCCACCTGGGGGGGCGGCTTCCACCAGAGCCGGACGCCGTCGCTCTGGAGGCGTTCCTATCGAAGCGGCGCCAGGCGGACCCGGTGCGGTTTCCCGATCTCTCGCTGACCGTCGTCAAGCTGATCGGACGGGGCGAGTATGTGGTGGAGGGTCCCGACCAGACGACGCCGGGCCACTTCGGCTTGGCGATCCCGGCCTACACGCACTCCACAGCCCCGAACCGGCGTTTTCCCGATCTGCTCACGCAACGGCTGCTCAAAGCTGCGCTGGCTGAATACCGGGTCCCGTACAGCCTTGAGGAGCTTGGCGCGCTCGCGCAGCATTGCACCGAGCAGGAAGACCATGCGAGCAAGGTCGAGCGGCGGGTCCGGAAATCGGCGGCTGCACTACTCCTCGAATCGAAGATCGGTCAGCACTTCGACGCCATCGTCACCGGCGCGTCCAGGAAAGGGACCTGGGTGCGTATCGTTCGCCCCTCCGCAGAAGGCAAGGTCGTCCAGGGATTCGAGGGACTTGACGTCGGCGATCGGGTCCGCGTCGAGCTGATCGACACCAATGTGGAGCAAGGGTTCATCGACTTCGCCCGGGCGTAA